A window from Anser cygnoides isolate HZ-2024a breed goose chromosome 1, Taihu_goose_T2T_genome, whole genome shotgun sequence encodes these proteins:
- the SEC61A2 gene encoding protein transport protein Sec61 subunit alpha isoform X2: protein MSSDSADPFYWMRVILASNRGTLMELGISPIVTSGLIMQLLAGAKIIEVGDTPKDRALFNGAQKLFGMIITIGQAIVYVMTGMYGDPAEMGAGICLLIIIQLFVAGLIVLLLDELLQKGYGLGSGISLFIATNICETIVWKAFSPTTINTGRGTEFEGAVIALFHLLATRTDKVRALREAFYRQNLPNLMNLIATVFVFAVVIYFQGFRVDLPIKSARYRGQYSSYPIKLFYTSNIPIILQSALVSNLYVISQMLSVRFSGNFLVNLLGQWADVSGGGPARSYPVGGLCYYLSPPESMGAIFEDPVHVIVYITFMLGSCAFFSKTWIEVSGSSAKDVAKQLKEQQMVMRGHRDTSMVHELNRYIPTAAAFGGLCIGALSVLADFLGAIGSGTGILLAVTIIYQYFEIFVKEQAEVGGVGALFF, encoded by the exons ATGTCATCAGATTCTGCAGATCCTTTCTATTGGATGCGAGTCATTCTTGCGTCAAACAGGG GTACGTTGATGGAATTGGGTATCTCCCCCATCGTGACATCTGGTTTGATCATGCAGCTGTTAGCTGGAGCAAAGATCATCGAAGTTGGTGATACGCCAAAAGACAGAGCCTTGTTCAATGGGGCTCAGAAAT TGTTTGGGATGATTATTACCATCGGGCAAGCCATTGTCTATGTTATGACTGGGATGTACGGAGATCCTGCTGAAATGGGTGCTGGGATTTGTCTTCTTATTATAATTCAG CTGTTTGTTGCTGGCTTGATCGTGCTGCTGTTAGACGAGTTGCTGCAGAAAGGTTACGGGTTGGGGTCCGGTATTTCCCTATTTATTGCTACCAATATCTGTGAAACCATTGTCTGGAAGGCTTTTAGTCCCACTACCATCAACACCGGCAGAG gAACAGAGTTTGAGGGTGCTGTGATTGCCTTGTTTCATCTTCTGGCTACACGAACCGACAAAGTCCGTGCTTTGCGGGAGGCTTTTTACCGACAGAATTTGCCCAATCTCATGAATCTGATTGCTACAGTATTTGTGTTTGCTGTTGTCATATATTTTCAG GGATTTCGTGTTGATTTACCGATCAAGTCTGCACGGTATCGCGGACAGTACAGCAGCTATCCTATCAAGCTCTTTTATACCTCCAACATTCCCATCATTCTGCAGTCTGCCTTAGTGTCGAACCTCTATGTTATTTCCCAGATGTTGTCTGTTCGTTTTAGTGGCAACTTCTTGGTGAACTTACTAGGACAGTGGGCA gATGTCAGTGGTGGTGGCCCTGCTCGTTCTTACCCTGTTGGTGGCCTGTGCTACTACTTGTCCCCTCCAGAATCCATGGGTGCGATATTTGAGGATCCCGTCCATGTCATAGTTTATATCACTTTTATGTTGGGATCCTGTGCGTTCTTCTCGAAGACTTGGATTGAGGTGTCTGGTTCCTCAGCGAAAGAC GTTGCCAAGCAACTCAAAGAACAGCAAATGGTGATGAGAGGCCACAGGGACACTTCAATGGTTCACGAGCTTAACAG GTACATCCCGACAGCAGCTGCATTTGGTGGGCTGTGCATCGGCGCCCTTTCGGTTTTAGCTGACTTCCTAGGAGCCATCGGGTCAGGCACTGGCATTCTGCTTGCAGTCACCATTATTTatcagtattttgaaatatttgtaaaagagCAAGCAGAAGTTGGAGGAGTGGGCGCGTTATTTTTCTAG
- the SEC61A2 gene encoding protein transport protein Sec61 subunit alpha isoform X1: MGIKFLEVIKPFCAVLPEIQKPERKIQFREKVLWTAITLFIFLVCCQIPLFGIMSSDSADPFYWMRVILASNRGTLMELGISPIVTSGLIMQLLAGAKIIEVGDTPKDRALFNGAQKLFGMIITIGQAIVYVMTGMYGDPAEMGAGICLLIIIQLFVAGLIVLLLDELLQKGYGLGSGISLFIATNICETIVWKAFSPTTINTGRGTEFEGAVIALFHLLATRTDKVRALREAFYRQNLPNLMNLIATVFVFAVVIYFQGFRVDLPIKSARYRGQYSSYPIKLFYTSNIPIILQSALVSNLYVISQMLSVRFSGNFLVNLLGQWADVSGGGPARSYPVGGLCYYLSPPESMGAIFEDPVHVIVYITFMLGSCAFFSKTWIEVSGSSAKDVAKQLKEQQMVMRGHRDTSMVHELNRYIPTAAAFGGLCIGALSVLADFLGAIGSGTGILLAVTIIYQYFEIFVKEQAEVGGVGALFF, encoded by the exons atgggcA TTAAATTCTTGGAAGTTATTAAGCCATTCTGTGCGGTTTTACCTGAAATCCAGAAGCCGGAAAGAAAG ATCCAGTTCAGAGAGAAGGTGCTATGGACAGCTATTACactcttcattttcttagtATGCTGCCAG ATACCTTTGTTTGGAATCATGTCATCAGATTCTGCAGATCCTTTCTATTGGATGCGAGTCATTCTTGCGTCAAACAGGG GTACGTTGATGGAATTGGGTATCTCCCCCATCGTGACATCTGGTTTGATCATGCAGCTGTTAGCTGGAGCAAAGATCATCGAAGTTGGTGATACGCCAAAAGACAGAGCCTTGTTCAATGGGGCTCAGAAAT TGTTTGGGATGATTATTACCATCGGGCAAGCCATTGTCTATGTTATGACTGGGATGTACGGAGATCCTGCTGAAATGGGTGCTGGGATTTGTCTTCTTATTATAATTCAG CTGTTTGTTGCTGGCTTGATCGTGCTGCTGTTAGACGAGTTGCTGCAGAAAGGTTACGGGTTGGGGTCCGGTATTTCCCTATTTATTGCTACCAATATCTGTGAAACCATTGTCTGGAAGGCTTTTAGTCCCACTACCATCAACACCGGCAGAG gAACAGAGTTTGAGGGTGCTGTGATTGCCTTGTTTCATCTTCTGGCTACACGAACCGACAAAGTCCGTGCTTTGCGGGAGGCTTTTTACCGACAGAATTTGCCCAATCTCATGAATCTGATTGCTACAGTATTTGTGTTTGCTGTTGTCATATATTTTCAG GGATTTCGTGTTGATTTACCGATCAAGTCTGCACGGTATCGCGGACAGTACAGCAGCTATCCTATCAAGCTCTTTTATACCTCCAACATTCCCATCATTCTGCAGTCTGCCTTAGTGTCGAACCTCTATGTTATTTCCCAGATGTTGTCTGTTCGTTTTAGTGGCAACTTCTTGGTGAACTTACTAGGACAGTGGGCA gATGTCAGTGGTGGTGGCCCTGCTCGTTCTTACCCTGTTGGTGGCCTGTGCTACTACTTGTCCCCTCCAGAATCCATGGGTGCGATATTTGAGGATCCCGTCCATGTCATAGTTTATATCACTTTTATGTTGGGATCCTGTGCGTTCTTCTCGAAGACTTGGATTGAGGTGTCTGGTTCCTCAGCGAAAGAC GTTGCCAAGCAACTCAAAGAACAGCAAATGGTGATGAGAGGCCACAGGGACACTTCAATGGTTCACGAGCTTAACAG GTACATCCCGACAGCAGCTGCATTTGGTGGGCTGTGCATCGGCGCCCTTTCGGTTTTAGCTGACTTCCTAGGAGCCATCGGGTCAGGCACTGGCATTCTGCTTGCAGTCACCATTATTTatcagtattttgaaatatttgtaaaagagCAAGCAGAAGTTGGAGGAGTGGGCGCGTTATTTTTCTAG
- the NUDT5 gene encoding ADP-sugar pyrophosphatase — protein MDQLCFCVCLTFEREGKSLTFLKMATETSAEVPKTARQFVLKEEVIVERKWLKLEETTYTDPNGKTRTWETVKRAGRKKGVSADGVAVIAVLQRTLHYDCVVLVKQFRPPINGYCLEFPAGLIEENETAESAALRELEEETGYKGEVVECTPALCLDPGLSNSTTHIVSVTINGDEAENTRPKQKLDDGEYVEVISLPKNDLLQRIDELVAEEHIAVDARVYTYALALKHATEKPLQVPFMKF, from the exons ATGGATCAACTTTGCTTCTGCGTGTGCCTGACCTTTGAACGG GAGGGGAAAAGCCTGACATTCCTGAAAATGGCAACTGAGACATCCGCAGAAGTTCCGAAAACTGCTAGGCAATTCGTCCTTAAAGAAGAG gtaattgtagaaagaaaatggttGAAGCTTGAGGAAACAACTTATACTGATCCCAATGGTAAAACcag AACTTGGGAAACCGTAAAGCGTGCTGGCAGGAAAAAGGGAGTTTCAGCTGATG GTGTAGCAGTGATAGCTGTCCTACAGAGAACTCTCCACTACGACTGTGTTGTCCTAGTGAAACAGTTCAGGCCTCCAATTAACGGCTACTGCTTAGAATTTCCTGCAG GCCTCATTGAGGAAAACGAGACTGCAGAAAGTGCTGCATTGCGAGAGTTGGAGGAAGAAACGGGGTACAAGGGGGAAGTCGTTGAATGTACTCCAG CTCTCTGCTTGGACCCAGGTTTGTCAAACAGCACAACGCACATTGTGAGCGTCACCATTAATGGAGATGAGGCTGAGAATACAAGACCTAAGCAAAAACTTG ATGATGGAG AATATGTGGAAGTTATTTCACTTCCAAAGAATGACTTACTGCAAAGAATTGATG aGCTAGTAGCAGAAGAGCACATTGCAGTGGATGCCAGGGTTTATACTTATGCACTGGCCCTGAAGCATGCAACAGAGAAACCGCTCCAAGTTCCTTTCATGAAGTTCTAA